A DNA window from Ictalurus punctatus breed USDA103 chromosome 11, Coco_2.0, whole genome shotgun sequence contains the following coding sequences:
- the cth gene encoding cystathionine gamma-lyase — MASDSSSSKCLAGFCPEFRSFATDAIHAGQEPEQWSSMAVVPPISLSTTFKQFSPGNHAGFEYSRSGNPTRNCLEKAVAALDGAQHCISLASGLAATMTIVHMLKAGDGILCMNDVYGGTNRYFKRIAAEIGYDVSFADFSKLDVLKAALKPNTKLLWIETPTNPTMKVLDIKACSEITHEYNKDIIVVVDNTFMSAYFQRPLALGADICMYSATKYMNGHSDVVMGLISVNHMGLYEKLKYLQNALGAVPSPFDCYLCNRGLKTLHLRMKQHFRNALAVAKFLEADPRVDKVIFPGLPSHPQYELMKRQCSGCPGMITFYIKGKLEHATSFLSNLKLFALAESLGGYESLAEHPAIMTHASVPEEQRRELGITDTLIRLSVGLEDEEDIIADLDQALGAAQKFTLVDAGKK; from the exons ATGGCTtcagacagcagcagcagcaagtgTTTAGCTGGATTCTGCCCGGAGTTCCGGTCATTCGCCACGGACGCGATTCACGCCGGTCAGGAGCCCGAGCAGTGGAGCTCCATGGCGGTGGTGCCTCCGATTTCACTGTCCACCACCTTCAAACAGTTCAGTCCCGGAAATCACGCC GGATTCGAGTACAGTCGCAGCGGGAATCCCACACGGAACTGTCTGGAAAAAGCCGTCGCTGCGCTGGACGGAGCTCAGCACT GTATTTCTCTGGCCTCTGGATTAGCCGCTACCATGACCATCGTGCACATGCTGAAGGCCGGAGACGGGATCCTGTGCATGAACGACGTCTACGGAG GAACCAACCGCTATTTTAAAAGAATAGCCGCGGAGATCGGCTACGACGTCTCCTTCGCCGACTTCTCCAAGCTGGACGTGTTAAAAGCGGCTCTAAAGCCCAACACAAAG CTGTTGTGGATCGAAACTCCCACGAATCCAACCATGAAAGTGCTGGACATTAAAGCCTGCTCCGAAATCACACACGAGTACAACAAGGACATTATCGTTGTCGTGGACAACACCTTCATGTCCGCATACTTCCAG CGCCCCCTGGCCTTGGGAGCGGATATATGCATGTACTCTGCTACGAAGTACATGAACG ggcacAGTGATGTCGTCATGGGGCTGATTTCTGTTAACCACATGGGCCTGTATGAAAAGCTGAAGTATTTGCAGAACG CTCTGGGGGCCGTCCCATCCCCGTTCGACTGCTACTTGTGTAATCGCGGCTTGAAGACGCTGCATCTGAGAATGAAACAGCACTTCAGGAACGCACTGGCTGTGGCAAAGTTCCTCGAGGCTGATCCCCGGGTGGACAAAGTCATTTTCCCAG GTCTGCCGTCTCACCCCCAGTACGAGCTGATGAAGAGACAGTGCTCAGGCTGTCCAGGGATGATCACCTTCTATATCAAAGGCAAACTGGAACACGCCACTTCTTTCCTCAGCAACCTGAAG ttgttcGCTCTTGCTGAAAGTCTTGGAGGCTACGAGAGTCTGGCTGAGCATCC AGCGATTATGACTCATGCTTCGGTGCCAGAAGAGCAGCGGAGGGAGCTGGGAATCACGGACACGCTGATCCGTCTCTCTGTGGGactggaggatgaggaggacaTTATCGCAGACCTAGATCAAGCTCTCGGTGCAGCt CAAAAGTTTACACTCGTCGACGCGGGCAAGAAGTGA
- the nit2 gene encoding omega-amidase NIT2 isoform X1: MSGIIKAMAKFRLAVVQLHVTKLKAENLSRAQKLVKEAAGQGAKVVVLPECFNSPYGTGYFAEYAEKIPGESTQVLAKLAEECGVYLVGGSIPEEDEGKLFNTCSVFGPDGKLLLKHRKIHLFDIDVPGKIRFQESETLSPGSSLSVFETPYCRVGVGICYDIRFAELAQIYARKGCELLVYPGAFNMTTGPAHWELLQRARAVDNQVYVATASPARDESASYVAWGHSSVVNPWGEVIAQAQSEESVVYADIDLQYLADVRRQIPITTQRRKDIYTVDAVNEGVITS; encoded by the exons ATGTCTGGGATTATAAAGGCCATGGCGA AGTTTCGTCTGGCTGTTGTGCAGCTGCACGTAACAAAGTTAAAGGCTGAAAACTTGTCTCGGGCTCAGAAGCTGGTGAAGGAGGCGGCAGGGCAGGGGGCAAAGGTCGTGGTCTTACCT GAGTGCTTCAACTCTCCGTACGGGACGGGATACTTTGCGGAATACGCGGAGAAAATTCCGGGAGAATCGACGCAGGTCCTGGCGAAGCTCGCTGAGGAGTGTGGGGTTTATCTAGTAGGCG GCTCCATTCCAGAGGAAGATGAAGGGAAGCTCTTTAACACCTGCTCAGTTTTTGGGCCTGATGGGAAATTACTGCTTAAACACAGGAAG ATCCACCTGTTCGACATCGACGTTCCTGGGAAAATCCGTTTCCAGGAGTCGGAGACACTGAGTCCGGGGAGCAGTCTGTCCGTGTTCGAGACCC CGTACTGTCGAGTGGGAGTGGGGATCTGCTATGACATCCGCTTCGCAGAGCTCGCGCAGATCTACGCCAGGAAAG GTTGTGAGCTGTTGGTTTACCCCGGAGCCTTTAACATGACCACAGGACCTGCTCACTGGGAGCTGCTTCAGAGAGCTCG GGCCGTGGATAATCAGGTGTACGTGGCCACGGCTTCACCGGCGAGAGATGAGAGCGCCAGCTACGTGGCCTGGGGTCACAGCTCGGTCGTTAACCCCTG GGGTGAAGTGATCGCACAAGCACAGTCTGAAGAGAGCGTAGTGTACGCCGATATCG ACCTGCAGTACTTGGCCGACGTGCGTCGACAGATCCCCATCACCACGCAGAGGCGTAAAGATATATACACCGTGGACGCTGTTAACGAGGGCGTGATAACATCCTAA
- the nit2 gene encoding omega-amidase NIT2 isoform X2: MSGIIKAMAKFRLAVVQLHVTKLKAENLSRAQKLVKEAAGQGAKVVVLPECFNSPYGTGYFAEYAEKIPGESTQVLAKLAEECGVYLVGGSIPEEDEGKLFNTCSVFGPDGKLLLKHRKIHLFDIDVPGKIRFQESETLSPGSSLSVFETPYCRVGVGICYDIRFAELAQIYARKGCELLVYPGAFNMTTGPAHWELLQRARAVDNQVYVATASPARDESASYVAWGHSSVVNP; encoded by the exons ATGTCTGGGATTATAAAGGCCATGGCGA AGTTTCGTCTGGCTGTTGTGCAGCTGCACGTAACAAAGTTAAAGGCTGAAAACTTGTCTCGGGCTCAGAAGCTGGTGAAGGAGGCGGCAGGGCAGGGGGCAAAGGTCGTGGTCTTACCT GAGTGCTTCAACTCTCCGTACGGGACGGGATACTTTGCGGAATACGCGGAGAAAATTCCGGGAGAATCGACGCAGGTCCTGGCGAAGCTCGCTGAGGAGTGTGGGGTTTATCTAGTAGGCG GCTCCATTCCAGAGGAAGATGAAGGGAAGCTCTTTAACACCTGCTCAGTTTTTGGGCCTGATGGGAAATTACTGCTTAAACACAGGAAG ATCCACCTGTTCGACATCGACGTTCCTGGGAAAATCCGTTTCCAGGAGTCGGAGACACTGAGTCCGGGGAGCAGTCTGTCCGTGTTCGAGACCC CGTACTGTCGAGTGGGAGTGGGGATCTGCTATGACATCCGCTTCGCAGAGCTCGCGCAGATCTACGCCAGGAAAG GTTGTGAGCTGTTGGTTTACCCCGGAGCCTTTAACATGACCACAGGACCTGCTCACTGGGAGCTGCTTCAGAGAGCTCG GGCCGTGGATAATCAGGTGTACGTGGCCACGGCTTCACCGGCGAGAGATGAGAGCGCCAGCTACGTGGCCTGGGGTCACAGCTCGGTCGTTAACCCCTG A